The following coding sequences lie in one uncultured Mailhella sp. genomic window:
- a CDS encoding NAD-dependent epimerase, with product MNILVTGAAGFIGYFLSRRLLDMGHSVTGIDEINDYYSPRLKTARLARLGVTGETDYAVCAKSASHPGFRFVRLRLEDREGLEKLFAEGAFDVAVNLAGQAGVRYSLENPFSYVEGNVYGFVNLLECCRRHPVKHLLFASSSSVYGGNEKTPFSEEDPVNTPVSLYAATKRCDELMAHVYAHLYRIPSTGLRFFTVYGPWGRPDMAPVLFAKAILAGEPIKVFNNGNLSRDFTYIDDIIESVVRLIDHAPEGPVPTDIYNVGCGHPMALMDFISILEESLGRKAEKIMMPMQKGDVYQTWADTSKLQKLTGFAPATPLAEGIRRFAEWYLSDDNPIRED from the coding sequence ATGAACATACTCGTTACCGGCGCGGCCGGCTTCATCGGCTACTTTCTCTCCCGAAGGCTGCTCGACATGGGCCACAGCGTGACGGGCATAGACGAAATCAACGACTACTATTCCCCACGCCTCAAGACGGCCCGTCTGGCCAGGCTCGGCGTGACCGGAGAGACGGACTACGCCGTCTGCGCGAAAAGCGCCTCGCATCCGGGCTTTCGCTTCGTGCGCCTGCGCCTCGAAGACCGCGAAGGCCTCGAAAAGCTGTTTGCCGAAGGCGCGTTCGACGTCGCCGTCAACCTGGCTGGTCAGGCAGGCGTGCGCTACTCCCTGGAAAATCCCTTTTCCTACGTGGAGGGCAACGTGTACGGCTTCGTCAATCTGCTGGAATGCTGCCGCCGCCATCCGGTGAAGCATCTGCTCTTCGCCTCCTCAAGCTCCGTGTACGGCGGCAACGAAAAAACGCCCTTCAGCGAAGAAGATCCGGTGAACACCCCGGTGTCCCTCTACGCCGCCACCAAGCGCTGCGACGAGCTCATGGCCCACGTGTACGCGCATCTCTACCGCATTCCCTCCACGGGCCTGCGCTTCTTCACCGTGTACGGCCCCTGGGGCAGACCCGACATGGCTCCCGTGCTCTTTGCAAAAGCCATTCTCGCCGGAGAGCCCATCAAGGTGTTCAACAACGGAAACCTCTCGCGCGACTTCACCTACATCGACGACATCATCGAATCCGTGGTTCGGCTCATCGATCATGCGCCCGAGGGGCCCGTGCCCACCGACATCTACAACGTCGGCTGCGGACATCCCATGGCCCTCATGGACTTCATCAGCATTCTGGAAGAGTCGCTGGGCAGAAAGGCCGAAAAAATCATGATGCCCATGCAGAAGGGCGACGTGTATCAGACCTGGGCCGACACCTCAAAGCTGCAGAAGCTCACCGGCTTTGCGCCCGCCACGCCCCTTGCCGAAGGCATCCGACGCTTTGCCGAGTGGTACCTCTCCGATGACAATCCCATCCGGGAAGACTGA
- a CDS encoding UDP-glucose/GDP-mannose dehydrogenase family protein has translation MKIIVIGSGYVGLVTAACFSEVGLDVWCMDTDAAKVAKLNAGGCPIYEPALPELLARNAAAGRLHFTTSLEACLDGADAAFIAVGTPEGEDGSADLTYVCNAARSVGQLMKGDLVVVVKSTVPVGTCAKVEAILREELDARGVSFNFDVVSNPEFLKEGHAVNDFMMPDRVIIGVESDRARAIMSELYRPFMMTGDRMLFMDRASSELTKYTANAMLATRISFMNDIANLCERVGASVDMVRKGIGMDHRIGPKFLYAGCGYGGSCFPKDVKALIATAARYGYDMDVLQAVERVNARQKTVLFEKISRHFGDSLSGRTIAVWGLAFKPGTDDMREAPSLVLIDALLKAGCAVRVFDPVAMEKCRSLLGDSVFFAPDMYEAASGADALAVVTEWKEFRLPDWKKLRAAMKSPIIFDGRNIYREESLKHTGFTGYRIG, from the coding sequence ATGAAAATCATTGTGATAGGTTCGGGCTACGTGGGGCTGGTGACGGCCGCATGCTTTTCCGAAGTCGGGCTCGACGTCTGGTGCATGGACACCGACGCCGCCAAGGTCGCCAAGCTCAACGCCGGCGGCTGCCCCATCTATGAACCCGCGCTGCCGGAACTGCTCGCCCGCAACGCCGCCGCGGGCCGACTCCATTTCACCACCTCCCTGGAAGCATGCCTCGACGGCGCGGACGCGGCCTTCATCGCCGTGGGCACCCCCGAAGGCGAAGACGGAAGCGCCGATCTCACCTACGTGTGCAACGCCGCCCGTTCCGTGGGGCAGCTCATGAAGGGCGACCTTGTGGTGGTGGTCAAGTCCACGGTTCCCGTGGGCACCTGCGCCAAGGTGGAGGCCATTCTCCGCGAGGAACTCGACGCCCGGGGCGTTTCCTTCAACTTCGACGTGGTCTCCAATCCCGAATTTCTCAAGGAAGGTCACGCCGTCAACGACTTCATGATGCCCGACCGCGTCATCATCGGCGTGGAAAGCGACCGCGCCCGCGCCATCATGAGCGAGCTGTACCGCCCCTTCATGATGACCGGCGACCGCATGCTGTTCATGGATCGCGCCTCGTCCGAGCTCACCAAGTACACGGCCAACGCCATGCTCGCCACGCGCATTTCGTTCATGAACGACATAGCCAATCTCTGCGAGCGCGTGGGCGCCAGCGTGGACATGGTGCGCAAGGGCATAGGCATGGATCACCGCATCGGGCCCAAGTTTCTGTACGCGGGCTGCGGCTACGGCGGTTCCTGCTTTCCCAAGGACGTGAAGGCCCTCATTGCCACCGCCGCCCGCTACGGCTACGACATGGACGTGCTTCAGGCCGTGGAACGCGTGAACGCCCGGCAGAAAACCGTACTTTTTGAAAAAATTTCCCGCCACTTCGGCGATTCCCTCAGTGGCCGCACCATTGCCGTGTGGGGGCTCGCCTTCAAGCCCGGCACCGACGACATGCGCGAGGCTCCCTCGCTCGTGCTCATTGACGCGCTTCTCAAGGCCGGCTGCGCCGTGCGCGTGTTCGACCCCGTGGCCATGGAAAAATGCCGCTCCCTGCTCGGCGACTCCGTATTCTTCGCTCCCGACATGTACGAAGCCGCGAGCGGCGCGGACGCCCTCGCCGTGGTCACCGAATGGAAGGAATTCCGTCTGCCCGACTGGAAGAAGCTGCGCGCAGCCATGAAGAGCCCGATCATTTTCGACGGACGCAACATCTACAGGGAAGAGAGCCTCAAGCACACCGGATTCACCGGATACAGAATAGGCTGA
- a CDS encoding aminoacetone oxidase family FAD-binding enzyme: protein MFLYDVAIIGAGPSGLLCARNAARRGLSVALVDSHDRPGVKLSLAGGGRGNFTNRTITEAHYLTDAPDVVRTVLRAFPCERVLDLLRELCLPFEERDFGQIFGLRPAAFLADRLAVQCDDERVDFYLGCTARGFSLPASSPSFGRSGEEAAFSFAAGEERVSARRLVLAGGSPAFPAAGSSDSLTRLAASWGHDVEPFRPVLVPLVMPGDWPLSGLEGISLNVRAGLRKNGQDIRPDPAGIRSLLFTHRGVSGPAVLVASCWWQSGDELVLDFLPELPVLELLNEKEHGRLLVRNLLSRYMPARLADALCPEDLARRKCAELGKKDRQRLADAVHRFRCRPSGTEGLKKAEAAAGGVRLSGLTRRLESRKVPGLYFCGEMLNVTGLLGGYNIHWALASGELVSSALAGERAPRR, encoded by the coding sequence ATGTTCCTTTACGACGTCGCCATCATCGGAGCCGGCCCCTCAGGACTTCTCTGCGCCAGAAACGCGGCCCGCCGCGGGCTTTCCGTGGCGCTTGTGGACAGTCACGACAGGCCGGGCGTCAAGCTTTCGCTGGCCGGGGGCGGACGCGGCAACTTCACCAACCGCACCATCACGGAAGCGCACTACCTCACCGACGCTCCCGACGTGGTGCGCACCGTGCTGCGCGCCTTTCCCTGCGAGAGAGTGCTCGACCTGCTGCGCGAACTGTGCCTGCCCTTTGAGGAACGGGACTTCGGGCAGATTTTCGGTCTGCGCCCGGCCGCGTTTCTGGCCGACAGGCTGGCCGTGCAGTGCGACGACGAACGCGTGGACTTCTATCTCGGCTGCACGGCCCGCGGCTTTTCCCTGCCCGCGTCCTCGCCGTCCTTCGGCAGAAGCGGCGAAGAGGCCGCCTTCTCCTTTGCCGCCGGAGAGGAACGGGTGAGTGCAAGGCGTCTGGTGCTGGCCGGAGGCTCTCCGGCCTTTCCCGCCGCGGGATCCAGCGATTCCCTGACAAGGCTTGCGGCCTCGTGGGGGCATGACGTCGAACCGTTCCGGCCCGTGCTCGTGCCGCTCGTCATGCCCGGCGACTGGCCGCTCTCCGGTCTGGAAGGCATCAGCCTCAACGTGCGCGCGGGGCTGCGTAAAAACGGTCAGGATATCCGGCCCGATCCTGCGGGCATACGCTCTTTGCTGTTCACGCATCGCGGCGTGAGCGGCCCGGCCGTGCTGGTGGCTTCCTGCTGGTGGCAGAGCGGCGACGAGCTGGTGCTCGACTTTCTGCCGGAACTGCCCGTGCTCGAACTTCTCAACGAAAAGGAGCACGGCAGACTTCTTGTGCGCAATCTGCTCTCGCGCTACATGCCCGCCCGCCTTGCCGACGCGCTCTGCCCGGAAGATCTGGCCCGCAGAAAATGCGCGGAGCTCGGTAAAAAGGACAGGCAGCGCCTTGCCGACGCCGTGCATCGCTTCCGCTGCCGCCCCTCGGGCACGGAAGGCCTGAAAAAGGCCGAAGCCGCGGCGGGAGGCGTGCGGCTCTCCGGACTCACTCGACGCCTTGAAAGCCGAAAGGTGCCGGGGCTCTACTTCTGCGGCGAAATGCTGAACGTCACGGGACTGCTCGGCGGCTACAACATTCACTGGGCGCTTGCAAGCGGCGAGCTCGTCTCCTCCGCGCTTGCGGGCGAACGCGCGCCCCGCCGATAG
- the ispD gene encoding 2-C-methyl-D-erythritol 4-phosphate cytidylyltransferase, producing the protein MHNECWGVILAAGQGRRMAEATGGEAKQFLPYQGAPLWWHSARAMAASPLIHGLVFVFPEERLERARQEALELNAKESCGVPLRFAAGGERRQDSVRHALAALPDDCRTVLIHDGARPFLRTALVTRLADALREGSVSGVIPGVSVTDTVKETDAHGFVTRTPERASLRAVQTPQAFELAALREAHERADREGWNVTDDASLMERVGSPVLVVEGDRDNVKITNPQDLALLAEHKPSLPCCGYGYDVHAYGGNRPLMLGGVEIGGEYLIRAHSDGDVLLHALMDAVLGCFAGGDIGQLFPDNDPAFDNISSVVLLDQVLAKAAEAHVRLVHADLTVIAQKPKLAPRADAIRRNVARLLDLPLDHVAFKATTEEKLGFTGALQGIKAVALVTALRAER; encoded by the coding sequence GCTGGGGCGTCATCCTCGCCGCCGGTCAGGGCCGCCGCATGGCCGAGGCCACGGGCGGCGAAGCCAAGCAGTTTCTGCCCTACCAGGGAGCGCCGCTCTGGTGGCATTCGGCGCGCGCCATGGCCGCGTCGCCGCTGATTCACGGTCTGGTGTTCGTGTTTCCCGAAGAGCGTCTGGAAAGGGCCCGTCAGGAGGCGCTCGAACTCAACGCCAAAGAATCCTGCGGCGTGCCCCTTCGTTTTGCCGCGGGCGGAGAGCGTCGTCAGGATTCCGTGCGTCACGCGCTCGCCGCACTGCCGGATGACTGCCGCACAGTGCTCATTCACGACGGCGCGCGCCCCTTTCTGCGCACCGCCCTCGTGACCAGACTTGCCGACGCGCTGCGGGAAGGTTCGGTTTCCGGCGTGATTCCGGGCGTGTCCGTCACCGACACCGTGAAGGAAACCGACGCGCACGGCTTTGTCACGCGCACGCCGGAGCGCGCGTCGCTGCGCGCCGTGCAGACGCCGCAGGCCTTCGAGCTCGCCGCGCTGCGCGAAGCCCACGAACGCGCCGACCGCGAAGGCTGGAACGTCACCGACGACGCCTCGCTCATGGAGCGCGTCGGCTCTCCCGTGCTCGTCGTGGAAGGCGACCGGGACAACGTCAAGATCACCAACCCACAGGATCTCGCCTTGCTTGCCGAACACAAACCTTCTCTGCCCTGCTGCGGCTACGGCTACGACGTTCACGCCTACGGCGGCAATCGTCCGCTTATGCTGGGCGGCGTGGAAATAGGCGGCGAATACCTCATCCGCGCCCACTCCGACGGCGACGTGCTGCTCCACGCCCTCATGGACGCCGTGCTCGGCTGCTTTGCCGGGGGCGACATCGGCCAGCTGTTCCCGGACAACGATCCCGCCTTCGACAACATTTCCTCGGTGGTGCTGCTCGATCAGGTGCTTGCGAAGGCCGCCGAAGCCCACGTGCGCCTCGTGCATGCCGACCTCACCGTGATAGCCCAGAAGCCGAAGCTTGCCCCCCGCGCCGACGCCATCCGCCGCAACGTGGCAAGGCTGCTCGATCTGCCCCTCGATCACGTGGCCTTCAAGGCCACCACGGAAGAGAAGCTGGGCTTCACCGGCGCTCTTCAGGGCATCAAGGCCGTGGCGCTCGTCACGGCGCTGCGCGCCGAGCGCTGA